The Pseudomonadota bacterium DNA segment TCTCGAAGCCGTTGCCGGTCACGATGAAGCTGCGCCGGTCCTGCCCGAGGCTCAGGATACCGATCGGCGGTAGCTGCGCCTTGGGCTGGCTTCCGATCACGTACTGATAGGAGTCGATCACGTGTCCCCTGGGTGCCCAAACCCTGTCTTCGGCCAGAACGATGTGCAGGTCCAACGTGGCTTCGCCACCCGGAGGCAGGGGAGGCCGGACGAACGGGATCGATAGGTCCTGCGAGGAGCCCGGAGCGATCGGAGGCAACCTGGTCGCTCCCGGTGTGATCAGCGCGCCGTTCACCTTGATCTGCCACTGCAGCTCCATGGCTGCGAGCGTCTGAGAGGTGTAGTTGCTGTGGAGCCGAAACGAGCCGGTGTCCACGTTCACAGGCTCGAGCCTCAGCGGCGAATAGATATGCTTGACTTCCCACAGTGCCGGGTGCGGGGTGCGGTCCGGATCCACCAGTCCGTTCATACAGAAATTGTCGCTGGTGCGTGTGCCCGGAGGCTCGAAGTCGCCTCCGTAACCCCAAAAATCGTCACGCTTGACCGAATGCGGTTTGCCGCGGTGCTCCGGCGGTATGGGCTTGCGAATCCCCTGATCGACCCAGTCCCAGATGAAGCCGCCCTGAAGCTTGGGGTAGCGATCCACGGCATTCCAGTACTTGAAGAGGTTGCCGGTGCTGTTGCCCATGCCGTGGGCGTACTCGCACTGGATCAGCGAGCGTGCATCGTTGCCTTGCGCGTAGTTGATCGTGTCCTGAACCGATAGGTAGAACGGCACGTAGAGGTCGGTATGTGCCTGCGTTCCCGCCTGCTGGTACTGCACGGGCCGGGTGGGCTCGTGGTCGTGGATCCACTTGTAGCTGGCCACCATGTTGACGCCGTCGCCGGACTCGTTGCCCAGGGACCACACGATCACCGAGGGGTGGTTCTTGTCCCTCTCGACCATGCGACGGGTACGTTGCACGTGCATCTGCTGCCAGGCGGGTTTGTTCGCCAGGGTTCGATTCGGGTTGTAGCCCATGCCGTGCGACTCCACGTTGGCCTCATCCACCACATACAGACCGTACTGGTCGCACAACGTGTACCAATCCGGATGGTTAGGATAGTGCGACGTCCGCACGGCGTTGACGTTGGAGCGCTTCATCAACAGGACGTCCTGCAGCATGGACTCGCGGTTTACCGCGTGCCCCAGATCGGGGTCGTGCTCGTGCCGGTTGACCCCGGCAAGGCGCACCGGCTGCCCGTTGACACGCAGCTTGCCGTCCTGCCACTCCACCTCGCGAAAACCCACCAGAAACGGAATGAACTCGATCGAGCCCTGAGCGCCGCGGAGCGTCAGAAGCAGCGTGTACAGATAGGGGGTTTCGTCGGTCCACAGCAACGGAGAGGCAATGGGCCGCTCGAGCGACACCGCGGGCCCGCCGGCCGGCGCCAGCGCTTCGTGCCGGTCCACGATGTTGCCCAGCGCGTCGATCAGAATCGACTCTACCAGCGTGCCGGGCGCAGGCGGCCTGTTGAAGGTCGCATCGACCAACAGACGCGCGTTCGTGTAGGTCGCGTCGAGGTCGGTGCGTATCCGCACATCTTGGATGTGCTCGGGCCCGCGCGAAATCAGATAGACATCGCGATAGATGCCGCTCATGCGCCAGTAATCCTGGTCCTCGAGGTAGTAGCCGTCCGAGAAGCGAACCACCTGCACGGCCAGGTGGTTGTCACCGATCTGCAGGTAGCCGCTGATGTCGAACTCGGCTGCTGTCCGGCTCCCCTGGGCGTAGCCCACCCGCTTGCCGTTGATCCAGACCGTGAAGCCCGAGTTGACGCCGGCAAAGTGCAAATGCGTGCTTCTGCAGAGCCAGTCTGGCGGTACCTGAAAGCTGCGTCGATACGAACCCACGGGGTTCTGGTCGTGAGGTATGCGCGGAGGGTTGACCGGTGAGAACCCAAAACCGTTGTTGATATACAGGGGATAGCCGTAGCCGTGAATCTGCCAGTTGGATGGTACCGGCAGCTGAGGCCAGGCGCTGTCGTTGAAGTTGGGATTGAAGAACCCCTGGGGCCTTGCAGCCCAGTTGGGCGACCATTGAAACTTCCAGTTGCCGTTGAGGGACTGGTACCAGGGAGAAAGCGCTGGGTCGCGTCCGACCGCCAGCTCGGCGCTCGGGTAGGCGAAGAAACTAGCCCGCGG contains these protein-coding regions:
- a CDS encoding DUF4981 domain-containing protein; translated protein: MTGRSFEPGFQRWIWLLGLVASSLAGCGPSTGGGARAGVLPGPEPGPQPGMGGPQLPIGGAGGTGVVPPIGLGGGAPPAPGGRIAPPPVPGNLPPPVAGMGACVPTGGTAVGLPPPAPGARPDWDNLDVLRVGTLAPRASFFAYPSAELAVGRDPALSPWYQSLNGNWKFQWSPNWAARPQGFFNPNFNDSAWPQLPVPSNWQIHGYGYPLYINNGFGFSPVNPPRIPHDQNPVGSYRRSFQVPPDWLCRSTHLHFAGVNSGFTVWINGKRVGYAQGSRTAAEFDISGYLQIGDNHLAVQVVRFSDGYYLEDQDYWRMSGIYRDVYLISRGPEHIQDVRIRTDLDATYTNARLLVDATFNRPPAPGTLVESILIDALGNIVDRHEALAPAGGPAVSLERPIASPLLWTDETPYLYTLLLTLRGAQGSIEFIPFLVGFREVEWQDGKLRVNGQPVRLAGVNRHEHDPDLGHAVNRESMLQDVLLMKRSNVNAVRTSHYPNHPDWYTLCDQYGLYVVDEANVESHGMGYNPNRTLANKPAWQQMHVQRTRRMVERDKNHPSVIVWSLGNESGDGVNMVASYKWIHDHEPTRPVQYQQAGTQAHTDLYVPFYLSVQDTINYAQGNDARSLIQCEYAHGMGNSTGNLFKYWNAVDRYPKLQGGFIWDWVDQGIRKPIPPEHRGKPHSVKRDDFWGYGGDFEPPGTRTSDNFCMNGLVDPDRTPHPALWEVKHIYSPLRLEPVNVDTGSFRLHSNYTSQTLAAMELQWQIKVNGALITPGATRLPPIAPGSSQDLSIPFVRPPLPPGGEATLDLHIVLAEDRVWAPRGHVIDSYQYVIGSQPKAQLPPIGILSLGQDRRSFIVTGNGFEIVFDRNNGLIRRWSHAGQSVLEHGIEPHFWRPPTDNDRAGGTPNSMGAWKQAQAWQVNNVTANQVTPTSIRLQIQARLPAVGATYELEYVVHASGDVVVAANMSRVTHPAELPRFGLTLKLPPGFEAVSWYGRGPYETYWDRKSAALIGRYQSTVDELFVNYSEPGANGNRTDVRWATLESAAGVGLLVSGAPSFEFTARHYSDAELEGNKHFYSMSYEPSIYLHLDGAMMGVGGDTGWGGMALPHPEFRVRADTGLSFKVRLRPYRLGEAPPEVLHGATP